The Sphingomonas sp. G-3-2-10 DNA window CTGGGAAGCCCGATCTATAGTTCAATATTCCCGAACTATTAAACTGATGAAGCTTTCCTATATGTGATCCATGTCCCGCTTCGTTCACCCCGATCTGAAGGATGTCAGCCTGTCCGCCGCGCTCCATGCGCTGGCCGATCCGGTGCGCCTCGCGATGGTCGCGAAGCTGGCCGAGGGCGAGACGCTCAACTGCACCTCGACCTGCCCGGTCCAGGCGATCCCCAAGAGCACGCTGTCCAATCACTTCAAGGTGCTGCGCGGCGCGGGCATTGTCGAGACCCGCTCGGAAGGCCGCGAGATGCTCAGCACGCTGCGCCGCGAAGCGTTCGAAGCGCGCTTCCCCGGGCTGCTCGCTTCCATCCTGGACAATCAGCGGACCGGTTCGGCGGCCTAAACAGGGTTGCGCTGCGAGTGCGAAAGGCATAGCCCGCCCCAGCGCATTGGGAAGCGCGGAGGGAAGATAGCGAATGGCCGAGTTTCGCCTGCCGAAGAACAGCCGGATCAACAAG harbors:
- a CDS encoding helix-turn-helix domain-containing protein — translated: MSRFVHPDLKDVSLSAALHALADPVRLAMVAKLAEGETLNCTSTCPVQAIPKSTLSNHFKVLRGAGIVETRSEGREMLSTLRREAFEARFPGLLASILDNQRTGSAA